The genomic stretch GGGGCTGGCGCTAGGGGCACTGCTGATCGGGGCGATCTATCTGGGCCTGACCGGATCGGGGCGGCTGGCCGCGCTTTGGCTGGTGGGCGCGGGGCTGGGCTTTGCGCTATATCATGCGGCTTTTGGTTTCACGGGGGCCTATCGCGCCTGCATTCAGACCGGCCATAGCGGGGCCGTGCGGGCGCAAATGCTGATGCTGGCGGTTGCAATCTTGCTGTTCTTTCCGGCCCTTGCCGCCGGAACCGTCTTTGGCCAGCCGGTGCGGGGCTTCGTCTTTCCCGCAGGCTGGGAGGTCGTGATCGGCGCCTTTCTATTCGGCATCGGGATGCAATTGGGCGGCGGCTGCGCGTCCGGCACGCTCTATACCGCAGGCGGCGGCGATACGCGGTCGGTGGTGACGCTGGTGTTCTTCATCACCGGCATGACGCTGGGCGCATGGGATGTCGAACGCTGGGACTCTTTGCCCGCCCTGCCGCCGGTCTCGCTGCCGGATCAGCTGGGGCTAGGGCCTGCGCTTGTGCTGAACCTGGCCGTGCTGGGCTTGATCGCATGGCTGCTGGGGCAACGAGAACGGCGACGGACAGGGCAGATCGCCCCCCTGTTCCGCAGGCCGGGCGCAAGCTTTTTGTCAGGACCATGGCCGCTGGCCTGGGCGGCACTGGCGCTGGCGGTGCTGAATTTCGCAACCTTGCTGATCGCCGGGCGGCCTTGGGGAATTACGCAAGCTTTTGCCACCTGGGGCGCGCGCTTTGCCGAGGATATGGGCTGGGCCGACCCGGTTTTCTGGCCCTATTGGGAAGACCCGACGCGCGTTGATCTGTTGCACCGACCCCTGACGCAGGATGCGACGCATCTGATGAACATCGGCCTGGTGCTGGGCGCATTTCTGGCAGCGGGGCTTGCCCGACGCTTCGCCCCCAGCTGGCGGATCGGTCTGCGGCCGCTGCTGGCTGCGGTGATCGGCGGCTTGCTGCTGGGCTATGGCGCAAGGATGGCCTTTGGCTGCAATATCAGCGCGTTCTTTTCCGGTGTGGCATCAGGCAGCCTGCATGGTTGGGTCTGGATCGCAGCGGCGATTCCGGGCAATATCCTGGGTCTGTGGCTGCGGCCATTGTTTGCGCTGCAAGCCAAACCCGCCCCATGACCCGAGCCCCTAGCCCCAAGCAACTCGGGCAAGGCATGGCAAGAAAATTGCAATGAAAGACGACCGGCTTTATCCTGCAAGATATTGACCCGCAATCGGTGGAGCGCGCTTATGAAATTATTGAAAAAAATGACCTTTGTTTTCTGCGCGGGGATGCTGTCCGGCGGCGCCCTTGCCCAAGAAAACGCGCCGATGCTGGCGCAAAGCTGTGCAGGCTGCCATGGGCAGGCGGGCGAAGGTGCCGGGTCGATCGCTGCGATCGCAGGCTATGACCGCGCCTTGTTCATCGCGACCTGGGAAGAGTTCCGCAATAACGAACGGCCCGCCACGATCATGAACCGGATCGCTCCGGGCTATAGCGTGGACGAGGTCGCCATTCTCGCCGATTACTTTGCATCGCTCGAATAAGGAGCCAGCCATGACAACATTCACACGCCGCAGCTTTGGCGCCCTGATCGGCGCAAGCCTGGCCGCACCCAGCCTTGTTGGCGCGCAGACAGCAGGCAGGCTGGTCATCATCGGGGGCGGGTTTGGGGGCGCGACCGCCGCGCGGTTTGCCCGGATCAATTACCCCCAGGTCGAGGTGACGCTGATCGAACCCTGGCCCACATTCATCACCTGCCCCTATGGCAACCTGATCCTTGGCGGCAAACGCAGGCTGCCGCAGATCACCCATTCCTATGACGGGCTGCGCGCACGCGGCGTCAACGTGGTGCAGGACCGTGCCGCCGATATCGACCCTGTCGCCAAGACGGTCGCCCTCGAATCCGGCGCTGTGCTGGGATATGACAAGCTGATCGTATCGCCCGGCATCGGGTTTCGCTGGGACGCCATCGAAGGCTATGACGAGGCCGCAGCGCAGCTGTTCCCGCATGCCTGGATGGGCGGCGACGGGTCACAGATCAGCCTGCTGCGCCAACAGCTCGAAGCGATGCCCCAAGGCGGTGTGTTCGGGATCGCCATTCCGGGCAATCCGTTCCGTTGCCCGCCCGGCCCCTATGAGCGGATTTCGATGGTCGCGCATTACCTCAAGCAGAATAATCCGACCGCCAAGATCCTTGCCTTTGACGCCAAGGATGGGTTCTCCAAACAGGGTCTGTTCCAGGATGCCTGGGGCGAGCTTTACGGCGACATGATCGAATGGGTGCCGCTGAATGCGGATGGCCGGATCGTGCGCGTGGATGTCGAAAACAAGCTATTCATCAGCGATTTCGGCCAGGAACATCGCGTCGATGTCGGCAATGTCATCCCGCCGCAGCAGGCCGCATCCATCGTGCGCGACACCGGTCTTGCCAATGACACCGGCTGGGTGCCCGTCGATGCGCGCAGCTTCGAAACGGCGGCCGCCGCGGATGTGCATGTCATCGGTGATGCCAATATCGCCTCGCCTTTGCCGAAATCGGGCTATGTGGCCAATTCGACCGCCAAGGTCGCCGTGGCCGCAGCTTTGGCGGATATGACCGGCACGGCAGCCCCCAGCGATCCGGTCTATTTCAACACCTGCTATAGCCATGGCGGGGAAGATTACAGTTTCTCGGTGGTGGGCGTTTACCGCACCACCGACGACGGCTTTGTCGAGACGCCGGATTCGGGCGGCATTTCGCCCCGTGGGCCGCTGTCGGAACTGGCAGAGAACCGGCGGCTGGAATCCGGCTATGCCGATGCATGGTACGACAGCATCACGCGGGACATGTTCTCTTGATGCCACAAGAAAGGACGCTGCATGACGATTGAACGGCGGACGATCATCACGGGCGCGGCCTCTGCCGCGCTGGTGCTTGCCAGCGGGATGCCGCTGCGCGCGGATAACCACAACGACTGGCAGGGCTGGCGCGACCAGATCCTTGCCGGGCGCGCGGTCTCGGACGGGACCATCACGCTTGACCTGCCCGCTGTCGCGGAAAACGGCGCGCAGGTGCCGTTGACTGTCCGGCTCGACAGCCCGATGACGGCTGATGACCATGTCACCGCGATCCATATCATCGCCACCCGCAACCCTGCGCCGCAGATCGGCAGCTTCCGGCTGACGCCGCAGATGACCCGCGCCGAAGCGATGACCCGCATCCGCGTCGCCGAGGAACAAGAGATCCTTGTGCTGGCCGAAATCTCGGACGGGCGGGTGTTCCAGCAGACCGCCAGTATCATCGTATCCGTCGGCGGCTGCGCGACCTGAGGGAGAAAGACCATGCCTACACCCCGTGTCCGCCTGCCCCGTTCCGCCAGCGCAGGCGAAGAAATAGAGATCCGCACGCTGATCGACCATCCGATGATCACCGCCGTGTCATCATCGGACCCGCGCGACATGCTGGCGACATTCACCGCCACGATGAACGGGCAAACCGTGTTTTCCTATGATTTCGCCAATGGCAGTGCGGCCAATCCGACATTCACCTTTTATGTGCGCGCAGCGGCGCCGGGCGACTTTCGCTTCGTGTGGACGCATGAGGATGGGACCGAATATGTGGCCGAGGAAAGCCTGTCTCTGTCCTGATCCGGCCGTCAGAAACTGCCAAAGATAGTCCCCAGCGTGATCAGAACGACCAGCGCCAGCAGCGGAACAATCACGGCGACCACCGCGATATCCAGATAGGCCTCGCGGTGGGTCAGCCCGCAAATCGCCAAGAGCGTGATGACAGCGCCATTATGCGGCAAGGCATCCAGCCCACCGGTGGCGACGGCTGTCACGCGGTGCAGCAGGTCGGGCGCAAGGCCTGCGGCAGTGCCCATTTGCAGATAGGTCTCGCCCAATGTCGCCAGCGCGATGGACATGCCCCCGGATGCGGACCCCGTGATCCCCGCCAAAAGCCCGGTTCCCGCCGCCAGCGAAACCAGCACATTATCCCCTCCGACCGTGACCACCCAGTCGCGGATCACCCCGAAGGCCGAAAGCGAGGCGATCACCGCGCCAAACCCCACAAGGCTGGCCGTGTTGAAAATCGGGGCGAGCGCATCCTTGGCGCCTTGGTCCAGCGTCTTGGCAAGATCGGCGGCCAGACCCCGCCAGTTCAGCGCCACCAATGCGACCACCGCAACCGTCAGCGCCGCGATGATCGACCAGATGCCGCGCAGCGCGTCAACATCAGTGGCACCGTAGATTGCCAGCGCCAGATAGCCCGTGTCCATGCGCGGGATGACCAAGACCGTAAAGCCAAGGTTCAACACCAGCACCAGCAATAGCGGCAGCGCCGCGATGACAAAGCCGGGGTCGCGCCCCAGCCTGGCGGGTTGGGTCACATCATCCGCCACCACCCCATATCCCGGCCCCAAGACCCGCGCCCGAAAGCGCAGCCATGCCATCCCCAGACCAAACATGATCCCCGCTGCGATCAAGCCCAGTCCGGGGGCCGCAAAAGGCGTCGTGCCGAAATAGGGCATCGGGATGGCGTTCTGGATCGCGGGCGTGCCGGGCAAGGCGGTCATCGTAAAGGTGAACGCGCCCAGCGCGATGGTCGCGGGGATCAGCCGCTTGGGCAAATCCGCCTCGCGGAACAGAACGGCCGCAATCGGCCAGACCGCGAAAGCCACGACAAACAGCGACACGCCGCCATAGGTCAGCGCCGCGCAGGACAGAACGACCGCCATGATCGCGCGGTCTCGGCCCAGCCTGCCGATGATTCCATCCGCCAGCACGCGGGCTGATCCAGAGGCCTCCATCAGCTTGCCGAAAACAGCGCCCAGCAGGAATAACGGGAAATACTGGATCACAAAGCCGCCCATCGCCTGCATGAAAACCTGCGTATAGCTGGCCAGCACCGGCCCGCCCTCGGCAAAGGCCACGGCCAGCAAGGCCATGGCGGGCGCCAGCAATAACAGGCTGAGCCCGCGATATGCCAGAAAGATCAGCAGCGCGAGCGCGGCGATGATCACGACAACGCCGGTCATCGGGCGTCACACGCGCATAGATCACCACAGCGCCGGCGGGCAAGATTGATCGGTTTGCCTGTCACTGATCCTGCACCCCATCGCTGCTGCTGCGTTGCAGCAAAACTAGCGCATATCGGGCCAGCCGACAATCAGCACCGCGCCCCCACAGCCAAGGCGCAGCTGCGTCGCGCGCAGGCAAATCGTACGGGTCAATCACAGCAATGCGGGATCGCACCGGCGGATTCTTCTGGAACATTCATCCACCGGCCCTGTTCAACGCAAACATACCGCAACGAAGGAAAGGAAACGAAACATGCCAATAATAGGTCTTTCTCGCCTCAAATCGGTGCGTGGCGCCTTGCTGTGCAGCGCTTTCGCCACCACGGCGCTCATCCCTGTGCAAAGCTTTGCGCAAGATCAGGACAACGCCTGCGCCGAACTACAACGCGCGGCCGAACAGATTGATTTTGAACAATC from Yoonia vestfoldensis encodes the following:
- a CDS encoding GntP family permease; its protein translation is MTGVVVIIAALALLIFLAYRGLSLLLLAPAMALLAVAFAEGGPVLASYTQVFMQAMGGFVIQYFPLFLLGAVFGKLMEASGSARVLADGIIGRLGRDRAIMAVVLSCAALTYGGVSLFVVAFAVWPIAAVLFREADLPKRLIPATIALGAFTFTMTALPGTPAIQNAIPMPYFGTTPFAAPGLGLIAAGIMFGLGMAWLRFRARVLGPGYGVVADDVTQPARLGRDPGFVIAALPLLLVLVLNLGFTVLVIPRMDTGYLALAIYGATDVDALRGIWSIIAALTVAVVALVALNWRGLAADLAKTLDQGAKDALAPIFNTASLVGFGAVIASLSAFGVIRDWVVTVGGDNVLVSLAAGTGLLAGITGSASGGMSIALATLGETYLQMGTAAGLAPDLLHRVTAVATGGLDALPHNGAVITLLAICGLTHREAYLDIAVVAVIVPLLALVVLITLGTIFGSF
- a CDS encoding NAD(P)/FAD-dependent oxidoreductase; translation: MTTFTRRSFGALIGASLAAPSLVGAQTAGRLVIIGGGFGGATAARFARINYPQVEVTLIEPWPTFITCPYGNLILGGKRRLPQITHSYDGLRARGVNVVQDRAADIDPVAKTVALESGAVLGYDKLIVSPGIGFRWDAIEGYDEAAAQLFPHAWMGGDGSQISLLRQQLEAMPQGGVFGIAIPGNPFRCPPGPYERISMVAHYLKQNNPTAKILAFDAKDGFSKQGLFQDAWGELYGDMIEWVPLNADGRIVRVDVENKLFISDFGQEHRVDVGNVIPPQQAASIVRDTGLANDTGWVPVDARSFETAAAADVHVIGDANIASPLPKSGYVANSTAKVAVAAALADMTGTAAPSDPVYFNTCYSHGGEDYSFSVVGVYRTTDDGFVETPDSGGISPRGPLSELAENRRLESGYADAWYDSITRDMFS
- a CDS encoding YeeE/YedE family protein; this translates as MQDRAGTVSISLGAQRPVLGLALGALLIGAIYLGLTGSGRLAALWLVGAGLGFALYHAAFGFTGAYRACIQTGHSGAVRAQMLMLAVAILLFFPALAAGTVFGQPVRGFVFPAGWEVVIGAFLFGIGMQLGGGCASGTLYTAGGGDTRSVVTLVFFITGMTLGAWDVERWDSLPALPPVSLPDQLGLGPALVLNLAVLGLIAWLLGQRERRRTGQIAPLFRRPGASFLSGPWPLAWAALALAVLNFATLLIAGRPWGITQAFATWGARFAEDMGWADPVFWPYWEDPTRVDLLHRPLTQDATHLMNIGLVLGAFLAAGLARRFAPSWRIGLRPLLAAVIGGLLLGYGARMAFGCNISAFFSGVASGSLHGWVWIAAAIPGNILGLWLRPLFALQAKPAP
- a CDS encoding thiosulfate oxidation carrier protein SoxY, translating into MTIERRTIITGAASAALVLASGMPLRADNHNDWQGWRDQILAGRAVSDGTITLDLPAVAENGAQVPLTVRLDSPMTADDHVTAIHIIATRNPAPQIGSFRLTPQMTRAEAMTRIRVAEEQEILVLAEISDGRVFQQTASIIVSVGGCAT
- a CDS encoding c-type cytochrome gives rise to the protein MKLLKKMTFVFCAGMLSGGALAQENAPMLAQSCAGCHGQAGEGAGSIAAIAGYDRALFIATWEEFRNNERPATIMNRIAPGYSVDEVAILADYFASLE
- a CDS encoding thiosulfate oxidation carrier complex protein SoxZ, producing the protein MPTPRVRLPRSASAGEEIEIRTLIDHPMITAVSSSDPRDMLATFTATMNGQTVFSYDFANGSAANPTFTFYVRAAAPGDFRFVWTHEDGTEYVAEESLSLS